A window of Leclercia adecarboxylata contains these coding sequences:
- a CDS encoding LysR family transcriptional regulator produces the protein MEYKFDIKTLKTIHTLCSCGSVIQTAKLLGVSPGAVSYTLNKARKITGSALFFRSRTGMVPGSLAEELSQKYQKIVSDLDLDSLLSVTEKNIFTVSCYSLLELLLSTALIASDDALPRINFCTAIDNDEARIARIRNKEVDIDIGTRLPVNNSIIQLKFFSSRISAIVRHDHPVIGETFSLSHWTEHQHAVWSRGMHLISDNVEQTNRFNALFQTRNVAFVASSTLNLVMLCANSDLIILLPTLIAKNIQPLLPIKVLDVPPELDMTYECYLHYHHSLATHPMLSKLIAHFQASVN, from the coding sequence GTGGAATACAAGTTTGATATCAAAACCTTAAAGACCATTCACACCCTCTGCTCCTGCGGCAGCGTCATACAGACGGCGAAACTGTTGGGTGTCTCTCCCGGCGCCGTCAGCTACACCCTCAATAAAGCACGCAAAATCACCGGTTCGGCCCTCTTTTTTCGTTCCAGAACAGGGATGGTGCCGGGTAGTCTGGCAGAAGAGCTGAGTCAAAAATATCAAAAAATCGTCAGCGATCTGGATTTAGACAGTCTTCTCTCCGTGACGGAGAAAAACATCTTTACCGTCAGCTGCTATTCTCTCCTTGAACTGCTGCTCTCGACCGCATTAATCGCCAGCGACGACGCGTTACCCCGCATCAACTTTTGCACCGCGATCGATAACGACGAGGCCAGAATCGCCCGGATACGTAATAAAGAGGTGGATATTGATATCGGTACCCGGCTGCCGGTCAATAACTCCATCATCCAGCTAAAATTTTTCAGCAGCCGTATCTCAGCCATCGTGCGACACGATCACCCCGTGATCGGTGAGACATTTTCCCTCTCCCACTGGACGGAGCATCAGCATGCTGTCTGGTCCAGAGGCATGCATCTGATTAGCGATAATGTTGAACAAACCAACCGTTTTAATGCGCTGTTTCAAACGCGTAACGTTGCCTTTGTCGCCAGCAGCACGCTTAATCTGGTGATGCTATGCGCCAACAGCGATCTTATTATTTTGTTACCAACGTTAATTGCAAAAAATATTCAGCCGCTGTTGCCAATAAAAGTGCTGGATGTTCCGCCGGAGCTGGATATGACGTATGAGTGTTATCTCCATTACCACCACTCGCTCGCCACTCACCCCATGCTGAGTAAATTAATTGCGCATTTTCAGGCGTCGGTGAACTAA
- a CDS encoding translesion error-prone DNA polymerase V autoproteolytic subunit yields MEFYQLSALREVIALPLFSDVVQCGFPSPAQDYVEQRIDLNKLLIQHPSSTYFVKAAGDSMIDAGIGDGDLLIVDSARTAQHGDIVIAAVEGEFTVKRLQLRPRVQLNPMNSAYSPILVGSEDSLDIFGVVTYIVKSAD; encoded by the coding sequence ATGGAGTTTTACCAACTTTCAGCGCTGCGCGAGGTAATTGCGCTCCCCCTTTTCAGCGATGTGGTGCAGTGCGGCTTTCCCAGTCCGGCCCAGGACTACGTTGAACAGCGTATCGACCTGAATAAATTGCTGATTCAACACCCCAGCTCGACCTATTTCGTCAAGGCGGCGGGGGATTCGATGATTGATGCCGGTATTGGCGACGGCGATCTGCTGATTGTCGACAGCGCCCGAACGGCACAGCACGGGGATATTGTTATCGCCGCGGTGGAAGGGGAGTTTACGGTAAAACGCCTCCAGCTCAGACCCCGGGTGCAGCTTAACCCAATGAACAGCGCCTATTCCCCGATTCTGGTGGGCAGTGAGGACTCGCTCGATATCTTTGGGGTGGTGACCTACATCGTTAAGTCGGCGGATTAA
- a CDS encoding DUF4056 domain-containing protein: MGKWFLLLWIVAGAAWADGTLLPLKQARKAYPVVSQLSPPESLRPCCAFGYDLHVRAVGVPIPFYQIGNVLTLDTLGRHHYNDSALGAVKNIVGLSEEKNGLIYTRRGGFIDIAHVRDTADNTLYLFSRILPELGRDGRLFYSEELGVRRVQLRAFTPPSAMPQRYTLAAWLAGRLAFELAQWHEIAQWYGFQSVSGFSEEISAFSPEDLYSNLLGARLAIEVILQGKADSVERYNAAMDSALRHALLRLGVATETETERKFRELDGDWWNSKRRVPDRFLVLKRNYSLDSDRLPTPVAYEKTAPYRLTMPAVVVGYQLSRLGELQIYPGADMQSLPVPKAFYGPSQFQRLADRAREADKTQLERFQK, encoded by the coding sequence ATGGGTAAGTGGTTTTTGCTGTTATGGATAGTGGCGGGAGCCGCCTGGGCCGACGGGACGCTGCTGCCCCTTAAGCAGGCGCGAAAGGCGTACCCCGTGGTGAGCCAGCTTTCTCCTCCGGAATCGCTGCGCCCCTGCTGCGCGTTTGGCTACGATCTGCACGTCCGGGCGGTGGGGGTGCCCATTCCCTTTTACCAGATTGGCAACGTTCTGACGCTGGATACGCTGGGCCGCCATCACTATAACGACAGCGCGCTGGGGGCCGTGAAAAACATTGTCGGCTTGAGCGAGGAGAAAAACGGCCTGATCTACACTCGTCGCGGCGGGTTTATCGATATCGCCCACGTCCGCGACACGGCGGACAATACGCTCTACCTCTTCTCCCGCATCCTGCCCGAACTGGGGCGCGACGGGCGTCTTTTCTATAGCGAAGAGCTGGGCGTGCGCCGGGTGCAGCTCCGGGCCTTTACGCCGCCCTCCGCCATGCCCCAGCGTTACACTCTGGCGGCCTGGCTGGCCGGGCGCCTGGCATTTGAGCTGGCCCAATGGCACGAGATCGCCCAATGGTATGGATTTCAGTCAGTTTCAGGCTTTTCTGAAGAAATCTCTGCGTTTTCCCCGGAAGATCTCTACTCCAATTTGTTAGGGGCCCGTCTGGCCATCGAGGTCATTTTGCAGGGGAAAGCCGACTCGGTGGAACGCTATAACGCCGCCATGGACAGCGCGCTGCGTCATGCGCTGCTGCGGCTCGGGGTCGCTACCGAAACGGAAACCGAAAGAAAGTTTCGCGAGCTGGACGGCGACTGGTGGAACAGCAAGCGCCGGGTACCGGATAGATTTCTGGTGCTGAAACGCAACTACAGTCTCGACTCTGACCGGCTACCCACGCCGGTGGCGTATGAAAAAACGGCGCCTTACAGGCTCACCATGCCCGCTGTGGTGGTGGGGTATCAGCTCTCCCGTCTCGGGGAGCTACAGATTTACCCGGGCGCAGATATGCAGTCTCTGCCTGTGCCAAAAGCATTTTATGGCCCGTCGCAGTTTCAGCGGCTGGCCGACCGGGCGCGAGAGGCGGATAAAACCCAGCTCGAACGATTCCAGAAATAA
- the pgaA gene encoding poly-beta-1,6 N-acetyl-D-glucosamine export porin PgaA: MFRVSCSSCVIKPLRSGRYLLMVSMLFPTWVYAQVSAYDELIIQARDGDRQPLLQYLADREKQTQLTAGEIADWLQVSSWANNDAETLAVWERYRQRMAIPARGQIAAARALRNQKQWNASLAVWESVLQDEPGNSDARTGWIMTLADAHRNEQAVTEARRWADEEPGPEREALLAYVYHAQGKNWDSVMAASQVDTDADHNKNVVPTLLAAMSANRIAGPALTLSERYPQPDAMTRQLELDAAAQTVRAAFTPTRNEDERFLVADKALARYDALIATWKPLPEAQADVRRARIDRLGALVIRKRMDEAIAEFESLEANGTPVPDYARRWVASAYLAQKQPDKAESLLESIYFPRGSTLASQPLTMDDQQELLYARLDNNHFEEAKQQLDIYSKESPYLRYFYGSPTPQPNDNWLLARTLQTEYLVATNNLPAAETHAERLARTGSGNQALRIAYASVLLARGLPRAAERELKLAEVIEPSNLALERQQAWTAMELQEWRQADELTQDVVSRSPDDAATLQLERLMAIHNKAELRIAGSQGIASDSPVSGKNDFTLNTALYSPPINQNWRLFTGYNFARGDFEEGKGISRDLLAGAEWTSRNSWAEMEISGRNDASDQKIGGRLSGWYDFSDNWRVGGSAERLTRNTPLRALRNGVNANGGDLWLRWYQNERREYQLSLFGTHFTDGNDRLEYGIGGKERLWTSPRFTLDFIPGISGSHNSKENVPYYNPKRDVSAVAGLRAEQVLYRHYDTVWKQQFEAGAGGYWQKGYSAGAINQLGYGQRIQWNNVVDAGVKLTWDKRPYDGKRERNIALAFDLNVRF; encoded by the coding sequence ATGTTCAGAGTTTCCTGCTCTTCGTGCGTTATTAAACCCTTGCGTTCAGGACGATACTTATTAATGGTGAGCATGTTATTCCCGACATGGGTATACGCCCAGGTGTCTGCCTACGACGAACTTATTATTCAGGCGCGGGATGGCGACCGCCAGCCTTTATTGCAATACCTTGCCGACCGGGAAAAGCAGACACAGTTAACGGCGGGGGAGATTGCTGACTGGCTTCAGGTCTCCTCGTGGGCCAATAATGACGCTGAGACGCTGGCGGTATGGGAGCGTTATCGCCAACGCATGGCCATCCCTGCCAGGGGGCAAATCGCTGCCGCCCGCGCGCTGCGGAACCAAAAGCAGTGGAATGCCTCGCTGGCCGTCTGGGAAAGCGTTCTGCAAGATGAGCCCGGCAACAGCGACGCCCGCACCGGCTGGATAATGACGCTTGCCGATGCCCACCGCAACGAGCAGGCCGTCACCGAAGCCCGGCGCTGGGCAGATGAGGAGCCGGGGCCAGAGAGAGAGGCACTGCTGGCTTATGTCTATCATGCCCAGGGGAAAAACTGGGATTCAGTCATGGCGGCCAGCCAGGTCGATACCGATGCAGACCATAACAAAAACGTGGTGCCCACGCTGTTGGCTGCCATGTCGGCCAACCGTATTGCCGGCCCCGCGCTGACCCTTTCAGAGCGCTATCCGCAGCCTGATGCCATGACACGTCAACTTGAACTGGATGCGGCGGCGCAAACCGTCCGCGCGGCGTTCACGCCCACCCGTAATGAAGATGAACGCTTTCTGGTGGCAGATAAAGCGCTGGCGCGCTATGACGCACTGATTGCCACCTGGAAACCCCTTCCCGAGGCGCAGGCTGATGTGCGACGCGCCAGAATTGACCGGCTGGGGGCCCTGGTTATCCGTAAACGCATGGATGAAGCGATCGCCGAATTTGAATCGCTCGAGGCGAACGGAACGCCTGTTCCTGACTACGCCAGAAGATGGGTCGCCTCTGCCTATCTTGCGCAGAAGCAGCCGGACAAAGCCGAGTCGCTGCTTGAAAGCATCTATTTTCCGCGTGGCTCGACCCTGGCATCGCAGCCGCTGACCATGGACGATCAACAGGAGCTGCTGTATGCCCGCCTCGATAACAACCATTTCGAGGAAGCGAAGCAGCAACTGGATATCTACAGTAAAGAAAGCCCTTACCTGCGATATTTCTATGGTTCTCCCACGCCGCAGCCCAATGATAACTGGCTGCTGGCCAGAACCTTACAAACCGAATATCTGGTGGCCACCAATAACTTGCCTGCCGCCGAGACGCATGCGGAGCGGCTGGCGCGTACAGGATCGGGTAACCAGGCCCTGCGTATTGCCTATGCGTCAGTGCTGCTGGCGAGAGGATTACCGCGTGCCGCAGAGCGCGAACTTAAGCTTGCCGAAGTCATTGAGCCCAGCAACCTGGCGCTGGAAAGGCAACAGGCATGGACGGCCATGGAGCTACAGGAGTGGCGGCAGGCCGACGAGCTGACGCAGGATGTGGTCTCCCGCAGCCCGGATGACGCCGCCACGTTGCAGCTTGAACGACTGATGGCGATACATAACAAGGCTGAACTGCGGATAGCCGGATCTCAGGGGATCGCATCCGACAGTCCGGTCAGTGGCAAAAACGATTTTACCCTCAACACTGCGCTTTATAGCCCACCGATTAACCAAAACTGGCGGCTGTTTACCGGCTACAACTTTGCCCGTGGCGATTTTGAGGAAGGGAAGGGAATAAGCCGGGACCTGCTGGCGGGCGCGGAATGGACGTCCAGGAATAGCTGGGCCGAAATGGAGATCTCCGGGCGCAACGATGCCAGCGATCAGAAAATCGGCGGACGCCTCTCTGGCTGGTACGACTTCAGCGACAACTGGCGGGTCGGGGGCTCGGCGGAGCGGTTAACCCGTAACACGCCGCTGCGCGCCCTGCGCAATGGGGTGAACGCCAACGGTGGCGATCTGTGGTTACGCTGGTATCAGAACGAACGACGTGAATATCAGCTTTCGCTTTTCGGCACCCATTTCACCGACGGCAACGATCGGCTGGAATACGGCATTGGCGGTAAAGAACGTCTCTGGACGTCGCCACGCTTTACGCTGGACTTTATCCCGGGCATCAGCGGCAGCCACAACAGCAAAGAAAACGTGCCTTATTACAACCCCAAACGTGATGTTTCGGCGGTGGCAGGGCTGCGCGCCGAACAGGTGCTGTACCGCCATTACGACACGGTCTGGAAGCAGCAGTTTGAGGCGGGCGCGGGCGGTTACTGGCAAAAAGGGTACAGCGCCGGGGCCATCAACCAGTTAGGTTACGGGCAACGTATTCAATGGAATAACGTAGTGGATGCCGGGGTGAAACTGACCTGGGATAAGCGTCCTTACGACGGGAAGCGGGAGCGCAATATTGCCCTCGCATTTGATCTGAATGTCAGGTTTTAA
- the pgaC gene encoding poly-beta-1,6-N-acetyl-D-glucosamine synthase: protein MTDRLIAFLILCLMFSFPLGVAVIFTGEVILNFVFFWPLFMSALWISGGLYFWFHRERHWPWGRDTPPPVLEGNPLISILVPCFNEGLNARETIEAALAQRYENIEVIAINDGSIDNTAAVLEKLASEYTRLRVIHLAENQGKAVALQAGAAAARSDFLVCIDGDALLDRDAAVYMVAPLLNYPRVGAVTGNPRIRTRSTLIGRVQVGEFSSIIGLIKRTQRVYGQVFTVSGVIAAFRRRALAEVGYWSPDMITEDIDISWKLQLRHWSIFFEPRALCWILMPETLKGLWKQRLRWAQGGAEVFIVNMRRLWGWEYRRMWPLFLEFCMSTAWAFAYAVSILLFLIGQLIPMPDSLYVQHLFPPAFTGLMLGVVCLLQFAVSLFIERRYEKGIAASLFWVIWFPVVYWMLSLFTTLVAFPKVMLRRKRSRARWVSPDRGIGRLKP from the coding sequence ATGACCGATCGCCTCATCGCCTTCCTGATCCTTTGCCTGATGTTCAGTTTTCCGCTCGGCGTGGCGGTGATTTTTACCGGTGAAGTGATCCTTAATTTCGTCTTTTTCTGGCCGCTGTTTATGTCGGCCCTCTGGATAAGCGGCGGGCTTTACTTCTGGTTTCACCGCGAGCGCCACTGGCCATGGGGGCGGGACACACCGCCTCCGGTACTCGAAGGCAATCCGTTGATTTCCATTCTGGTGCCGTGCTTTAACGAAGGGCTGAATGCCCGTGAGACGATCGAAGCGGCGCTGGCGCAACGTTATGAAAACATAGAAGTGATTGCTATCAATGACGGTTCTATAGACAACACCGCGGCCGTGCTGGAAAAGCTGGCGAGTGAATATACCCGGCTACGGGTGATTCATCTGGCGGAAAATCAGGGCAAAGCGGTCGCCCTGCAGGCGGGTGCCGCGGCGGCGCGCAGTGACTTTCTGGTGTGCATTGATGGCGATGCGCTGCTGGACAGGGATGCGGCGGTGTATATGGTCGCACCGCTATTGAATTACCCTCGCGTGGGGGCCGTGACCGGTAATCCGCGTATCCGTACGCGTTCAACACTGATTGGGCGCGTCCAGGTAGGGGAATTTTCATCCATCATCGGCCTCATCAAGCGTACCCAGCGCGTTTATGGTCAGGTCTTTACCGTTTCCGGAGTCATTGCCGCTTTTCGCCGTCGCGCCCTGGCAGAGGTGGGGTACTGGAGCCCGGATATGATCACGGAAGACATTGATATCAGCTGGAAGTTACAATTGCGCCACTGGTCAATTTTCTTCGAACCCCGGGCGCTGTGCTGGATTTTGATGCCCGAGACGCTGAAAGGGCTCTGGAAGCAGCGTCTGCGCTGGGCGCAGGGGGGCGCGGAGGTGTTTATTGTCAATATGCGCCGCCTGTGGGGCTGGGAGTACCGGCGCATGTGGCCTCTGTTTCTTGAGTTTTGCATGTCAACCGCATGGGCCTTTGCCTATGCCGTCAGCATCCTGTTGTTTCTCATCGGGCAGCTTATTCCGATGCCCGACTCTTTATATGTTCAGCACCTTTTCCCACCGGCTTTTACTGGCCTGATGCTGGGCGTGGTCTGTCTGTTGCAGTTCGCGGTCAGTCTGTTTATTGAAAGACGCTACGAGAAAGGTATTGCGGCATCACTGTTCTGGGTTATCTGGTTTCCGGTGGTGTACTGGATGTTGAGCCTGTTCACAACGCTTGTGGCTTTCCCGAAAGTCATGCTGCGCCGCAAACGCAGCAGAGCTCGTTGGGTAAGCCCCGATCGCGGTATTGGGAGATTAAAACCATGA
- the pgaB gene encoding poly-beta-1,6-N-acetyl-D-glucosamine N-deacetylase PgaB has protein sequence MMKRWLLAARIIVGWMMMSMCALAAAPRYLPPAERPALYADQRWPTNSFLVLAWHDVEDGAADQRYLSVRTSALNDQFAWLNDNGYHPISVQQVLDAHAGKITLPEKAVLLTFDDGYSSFSTRVLPLLRLFRWPALWAPVGSWVDAPEHSLVDFGGLKTPREKFATWKMVREASESGWVEVGAHTWASHYGHQANPQGSKEPAAANRLYDKTRGQYETDAQFEQRMGADLARISDKIKEVTGKAPRAWVWPYGAASGTTLKLAHQQGYQMAFTLNQGLANAASLEDIPRVLISNNPSLRSFASQIAQVREPENMRVMHIDLDYVYDKNQAQQRKNIDVLIQRVFDMKITHVFLQAYADPKGDGNVNALYFRSRWLPMRADLFNFVSWQLQTRAGVKVYAWMPVLAFGLDPSVPRVAAWSPDNGRIAPDNRHYLRLSPWSAVARQRINDIYEDLARHANFNGILFHDDAFLTDFEDASPDALKAYRAAGFPDNVAQIRANPQLLARWTRFKSRALIDFTRQLTQTVRAVRGPQIKTARNIYAMPVLDPQSETWFAQNLNDFLGTYDWTAPMAMPLMENVPVNEANAWLDRLVGQVARYPGALDKTVFELQARDWRKGEGQDAISGEMLNGWMRQLKLSGAGNYGYYPDDFINDQPRMAEIRSAFSSYWYPQK, from the coding sequence ATGATGAAACGATGGCTTCTTGCCGCGAGGATAATCGTCGGGTGGATGATGATGAGCATGTGCGCCCTGGCCGCGGCACCGCGTTATCTGCCTCCTGCCGAGCGGCCGGCGCTGTATGCGGACCAGCGCTGGCCCACAAACAGCTTTCTTGTGCTGGCCTGGCATGACGTGGAGGACGGTGCCGCCGATCAGCGCTATCTGTCCGTGCGCACCAGCGCCCTGAACGACCAGTTTGCCTGGTTGAATGATAACGGCTACCACCCGATTAGCGTGCAGCAGGTGCTGGATGCCCATGCCGGAAAAATCACCTTGCCTGAAAAGGCGGTGCTTCTGACCTTTGATGATGGATACAGTAGCTTCTCGACGCGGGTTCTGCCGCTGCTTCGGTTGTTCAGATGGCCTGCTCTGTGGGCGCCTGTCGGCAGTTGGGTGGATGCACCGGAACATTCTCTGGTGGATTTTGGCGGACTAAAAACCCCGCGGGAAAAATTTGCCACCTGGAAGATGGTCCGCGAGGCCAGCGAGTCGGGGTGGGTGGAGGTGGGGGCGCACACCTGGGCATCCCATTACGGCCATCAGGCCAATCCGCAAGGCAGTAAGGAGCCCGCGGCCGCTAACCGTCTCTACGATAAAACCCGCGGGCAGTACGAAACGGATGCGCAGTTTGAACAGCGTATGGGTGCCGACCTGGCGCGCATTTCGGACAAAATCAAAGAGGTCACCGGGAAAGCACCGCGCGCCTGGGTCTGGCCCTACGGTGCGGCGAGCGGGACAACGCTGAAGCTCGCGCATCAGCAGGGCTACCAGATGGCGTTCACCCTGAATCAGGGGCTGGCCAATGCCGCCAGTCTGGAAGACATTCCCCGGGTGCTGATCTCCAACAACCCTTCGCTGCGTAGCTTCGCCAGCCAGATAGCTCAGGTCAGGGAACCTGAAAACATGCGGGTAATGCATATCGATCTCGACTATGTGTACGACAAAAATCAGGCTCAACAGCGTAAAAATATCGATGTGCTGATCCAGCGTGTTTTCGACATGAAGATAACCCACGTCTTCTTACAGGCTTATGCCGATCCGAAAGGGGACGGCAACGTGAATGCGCTCTATTTCCGCAGTCGCTGGCTCCCTATGCGGGCGGATCTGTTTAACTTCGTTTCCTGGCAGTTGCAGACCCGTGCCGGGGTGAAGGTTTACGCCTGGATGCCGGTACTGGCGTTTGGGTTAGATCCCTCGGTGCCGCGCGTGGCGGCGTGGTCGCCAGACAACGGACGCATTGCGCCCGATAACCGCCATTATTTGCGCTTATCACCCTGGAGCGCGGTTGCCCGGCAGAGGATCAACGACATCTACGAGGATCTGGCGCGCCATGCCAACTTCAACGGCATTCTGTTCCATGATGACGCTTTTTTGACCGACTTTGAGGATGCCTCTCCGGATGCGCTCAAGGCCTATCGTGCAGCAGGCTTCCCGGACAACGTCGCGCAGATCCGCGCCAACCCGCAACTGCTGGCGCGCTGGACGCGCTTTAAAAGTCGCGCCCTGATTGATTTTACCCGACAGCTCACGCAAACCGTGCGTGCCGTGCGCGGCCCGCAGATCAAAACCGCCCGCAACATCTACGCCATGCCGGTACTGGATCCGCAGAGCGAAACCTGGTTTGCGCAGAACCTGAATGATTTTCTCGGCACCTACGACTGGACGGCCCCGATGGCGATGCCGCTGATGGAAAATGTCCCGGTTAACGAGGCCAATGCCTGGCTGGACAGGCTCGTCGGGCAGGTAGCCCGTTACCCTGGCGCGCTGGATAAAACGGTTTTTGAACTTCAGGCACGCGACTGGCGTAAGGGGGAGGGGCAGGACGCTATTAGCGGTGAAATGCTTAACGGGTGGATGCGGCAGCTCAAGCTGAGCGGTGCCGGAAACTATGGCTACTACCCGGACGATTTCATTAACGATCAACCCCGGATGGCAGAGATCCGTTCTGCTTTTTCCTCTTACTGGTATCCGCAAAAATGA
- a CDS encoding GNAT family N-acetyltransferase: MTTPLFRQATPADVDRCYEIEIASYEGDEAATHEKIATRIHRYPQGFLCMELDGKVIGFINAGCAWDVVMSDEAFKELVGHDPAAPNAVIMSVVVDPAYQGKGYSSLLMRKFVSQMKAMNKKTLHLMCKDRHVDLYAHFGYQYIRPSASDHGGMAWHEMMMTL, from the coding sequence ATGACCACCCCGTTATTCCGCCAGGCAACCCCTGCTGACGTCGATCGTTGCTATGAGATTGAGATCGCCTCTTATGAAGGGGATGAAGCGGCAACGCATGAAAAGATTGCCACCCGTATTCATCGCTACCCGCAAGGCTTCCTCTGCATGGAACTGGATGGCAAGGTCATTGGCTTTATTAATGCGGGCTGCGCATGGGATGTGGTGATGTCCGACGAAGCGTTTAAGGAGCTGGTGGGGCACGATCCCGCTGCGCCAAATGCGGTGATCATGTCCGTGGTGGTCGACCCGGCTTACCAGGGTAAGGGCTATTCGTCGCTGCTGATGCGTAAATTCGTGTCGCAGATGAAAGCGATGAATAAAAAGACCCTTCACCTGATGTGCAAGGATCGCCACGTCGATCTGTACGCCCACTTTGGCTACCAGTACATCAGACCGTCCGCCTCCGATCACGGCGGAATGGCCTGGCATGAAATGATGATGACCCTCTGA
- a CDS encoding OmpP1/FadL family transporter, whose amino-acid sequence MRKLTLIGLGLMLSPVTHASGLYFYEIGTEDTALAGAGQAARAQDASTIVTNPAGMTRLPDHMFTGGAQMMDGKIPYTLDNESGRKSPGDIMSVFPNASGFYSQKINDDLYAGIGLYGNYGLATDYGEWAGDRLLKKSAMVALTLSPSLAYKLNDRVSVGGSVNVNYGLLSLTRNVDGDDETEKDHDWAMSYRLGLLMELTDQTRAGITWTSKTEYDFDIDGKARFPNLPNVEYDLPISAQVRAPQQIMLSLVHDINQRWSVMGDLGWQDWSQFGSPQITVVGQDLDKKNRLKDSWHTALGVQYRPTEQWRINAGVAFDSTIYESQNDAALSLPTGDEWRFATGAQYQITPQSNIGFAVSYLHMQSSRVQSPAILKGSYDDPYLWFASLNYSYQF is encoded by the coding sequence ATGAGAAAACTTACACTGATTGGACTTGGTCTGATGTTATCCCCGGTAACCCATGCAAGTGGGCTCTACTTTTATGAAATAGGTACCGAAGATACGGCCCTCGCCGGTGCGGGGCAGGCGGCGCGCGCCCAGGATGCGTCCACCATTGTGACCAACCCGGCCGGGATGACCCGTCTGCCGGACCATATGTTTACCGGCGGCGCGCAGATGATGGACGGGAAAATTCCCTATACCCTGGACAACGAGTCCGGGCGAAAAAGCCCCGGCGACATCATGAGCGTGTTTCCCAATGCCAGCGGGTTTTACAGCCAAAAAATTAATGATGACCTGTATGCCGGGATCGGCTTGTACGGCAACTACGGCCTGGCCACCGACTACGGTGAGTGGGCGGGGGACAGGCTTCTCAAGAAGAGCGCAATGGTCGCCCTGACCTTAAGCCCCTCGCTGGCGTATAAGCTGAACGACCGGGTGTCGGTTGGCGGCTCGGTTAACGTTAACTACGGTCTTCTTTCCCTCACCCGAAACGTTGATGGCGATGATGAAACCGAAAAAGATCACGACTGGGCCATGAGCTACCGCCTGGGATTACTGATGGAACTCACCGACCAGACCCGGGCGGGGATCACCTGGACCAGTAAAACTGAATATGACTTTGATATTGACGGCAAGGCTCGCTTCCCGAACCTGCCGAACGTTGAATACGATCTGCCGATATCGGCCCAGGTCAGGGCGCCGCAGCAGATTATGTTAAGCCTGGTGCATGATATTAATCAGAGATGGTCGGTAATGGGCGATCTGGGCTGGCAGGACTGGAGCCAGTTCGGCAGCCCGCAAATTACGGTGGTAGGACAGGATCTCGACAAGAAAAACCGCCTCAAGGACTCCTGGCACACGGCGCTGGGGGTGCAGTATCGCCCGACAGAGCAGTGGCGTATCAATGCGGGGGTCGCGTTTGACAGCACTATTTACGAATCGCAAAACGACGCGGCCCTGTCCCTGCCGACCGGGGATGAGTGGCGTTTCGCCACCGGGGCGCAGTACCAAATCACCCCGCAGAGCAATATCGGTTTTGCGGTTTCATACCTGCATATGCAGTCTTCCCGGGTACAGTCTCCGGCAATCCTGAAAGGCAGCTATGACGATCCGTACCTGTGGTTTGCCAGCCTGAACTACAGCTATCAGTTTTAA
- a CDS encoding DUF3916 domain-containing protein, which produces MPVNINLVQGKYSTLKTKAACAQALINACSNLIMATARMDYSPRITAVICLPDMFTSEICLYRSEEYYQGFSQVT; this is translated from the coding sequence ATCCCAGTAAATATAAATCTCGTTCAGGGAAAATACAGCACGCTTAAAACCAAAGCAGCTTGTGCACAAGCTTTAATTAATGCTTGTTCAAACCTCATAATGGCTACTGCCCGTATGGATTACAGCCCTCGAATTACCGCTGTGATATGTCTTCCGGATATGTTTACAAGCGAGATCTGTCTTTATCGTTCCGAAGAATATTATCAAGGCTTTAGTCAGGTGACTTAA
- a CDS encoding LuxR C-terminal-related transcriptional regulator, whose amino-acid sequence MHTVILSDNYYLCSGIHCSRINALFISDETDLEQLIEVSAFRDVIIAIAHDNLRNKVIKQIRQEKSRYIVLLNEIEPDCYIKIDNIIYSSLRFTLQPLQHLISFFPHFRQHHFTRREYDVLKLAHLENHKIAKRLSLSQKTTSTYRIKIQEKLNMRAKNMLAMHRVKSAIIDQAF is encoded by the coding sequence ATGCATACTGTTATTTTAAGTGATAATTATTATCTTTGTTCAGGCATTCATTGCTCAAGGATTAATGCATTATTTATTAGCGACGAAACAGACCTCGAACAGTTGATTGAGGTAAGTGCGTTCCGGGATGTCATCATCGCAATCGCACACGACAACCTTCGCAATAAGGTTATTAAGCAGATCAGGCAAGAAAAATCCCGCTATATTGTTTTACTGAACGAGATTGAACCGGACTGCTATATCAAAATAGATAACATCATTTATTCATCGTTGCGCTTTACCCTGCAACCGCTGCAGCATCTGATCAGCTTTTTCCCTCACTTCCGGCAGCATCACTTTACGCGGCGGGAGTACGATGTGCTCAAGCTGGCTCATCTGGAAAATCATAAAATTGCCAAGCGCCTGAGCCTGTCGCAGAAAACCACCAGCACCTACCGGATCAAGATTCAGGAGAAGCTGAATATGCGTGCAAAAAATATGCTCGCGATGCACAGAGTGAAATCGGCCATCATCGATCAGGCATTCTGA